One region of Vidua chalybeata isolate OUT-0048 chromosome 26, bVidCha1 merged haplotype, whole genome shotgun sequence genomic DNA includes:
- the NR1D1 gene encoding nuclear receptor subfamily 1 group D member 1: protein MAAPEAGSTGGVISYVGSSGASPTRTSPVSLCSDSSNGSSQSGSQPFPTYFPPSPTGSLQDSRAYGGATLAPHEDGSPSSSSSSSSSTSSSSYSSSVNFPGVQPVPADERRRSSPSKGGSTVTKLNGMVLLCKVCGDVASGFHYGVHACEGCKGFFRRSIQQNIQYKKCLKNENCSIVRINRNRCQQCRFKKCLLVGMSRDAVRFGRIPKREKQRMLAEMQSAMGGMASAPPPMPGPGEGPAAGGGHAPPPGPPPLAPPACFSQFPQQLTPPRSPSPGGATEDVIAQVAKAHKEIFIYAHDKLGPPPACDSGLLRWDAPPAWAPGPPEPRLCPAAYPEPPAPRGCPWPRGPKDVLPACPMNSHVPGRSGRSVQEIWEDFSLSFTPAVREVVEFAKHIPGFQALSQHDQVTLLKAGTFEVLMVRFASLFDVKEQTVTFMSRTRYGLEELWAMGMGDLLGAMFDFSEKLSALELSDEELGLFTAVVLVSADRSGMEDTASVEQLQETLLRALRALVLKTRPAETSRFTKLLLKLPDLRTLNNLHSEKLLSFRIDAQ from the exons ATGGCGGCCCCCGAGGCCGGCAGCACAG GTGGGGTGATCAGCTACGTGGGCTCCAGCGGCGCCTCTCCCACCCGCAccagccccgtgtccctctgCAGCGACAGCTCCAACGGCAGCTCCCAGTCGGGCTCGCAGCCCTTCCCCACGTACTTCCCACCGTCGCCCACCGGCTCCCTCCAGGATTCCCGCGCCTATGGCGGAGCCACGCTGGCCCCCCATGAAGACggctccccttcctcctcctcgtcatcctcctcctccacctcctcttcctcgtACAGCTCCTCGGTGAATTTCCCCGGGGTGCAGCCGGTCCCCGCAGACGAGCGGCGCCGCAGCTCGCCGAGCAAAGGCGGCAGCACCGTCACGA AGCTCAACGGGAtggtgctgctctgcaaggTCTGCGGGGACGTCGCCTCCGGCTTCCACTACGGCGTCCACGCCTGCGAGGGCTGCAAG GGCTTCTTCCGCCGCAGCATCCAGCAGAACATCCAGTACAAGAAGTGCCTCAAGAACGAGAACTGCTCTATCGTCCGCATCAACCGCAACCGCTGCCAGCAATGCCGCTTCAAGAAGTGCCTGCTGGTCGGCATGTCCCGTGATG CCGTGCGCTTCGGGCGCATCCCCAAGCGGGAGAAGCAGCGGATGCTGGCGGAGATGCAGAGCGCCATGGGCGGCATGGCCAGCGCCCCGCCGCCGATGCCGGGGCCCGGCGAGGGTCCCGCCGCGGGCGGGGGCCACGCACCACCCCCCGGACCCCCGCCGCTCGCCCCCCCGGCCTGCttctcccagttcccccagcaGCTGACGCCGCCCCGCTCGCCCAGCCCCGGGGGGGCCACCGAGGACGTCATCGCGCAGGTGGCCAAGGCCCACAAGGAGATCTTCATCTACGCGCACGACAAGCTGGGACCCCCTCCCGCCTGCGACAGCGGGCTTCTGCGCTGGGACGCGCCCCCCGCCTgggcccccggcccccccgAGCCCCGGCTGTGCCCCGCCGCCTACCCcgagcccccggccccgcgggggtGCCCCTGGCCCCGCGGCCCCAAGGACGTGCTGCCG GCGTGCCCCATGAACAGCCACGTGCCCGGCCGCAGCGGGCGCTCCGTGCAGGAGATCTGGGAGGATTTCTCCCTCAGCTTCACCCCCGCCGTCCGCGAGGTCGTTGAGTTCGCCAAGCACATTCCCGGCTTCCAGGCGCTCTCCCAGCATGACCAGGTCACCCTGCTCAAGGCTGGCACCTTTGAG GTGCTGATGGTTCGCTTCGCGTCGCTGTTCGACGTGAAGGAGCAGACGGTGACGTTCATGAGCCGCACGCGGTAcgggctggaggagctctgggcCATGGGCATGGGAGACCTGCTCGGGGCCATGTTCGACTTCAGCGAGAAGCTCAGCGCCCTTGAGCTCAGTGATGAGGAGCTGGGGCTCTTCACCGCCGTCGTCCTCGTCTCGGCAG ACCGCTCGGGCATGGAGGACACGGCATCagtggagcagctgcaggagacgCTGCTGCGGGCCCTGCGCGCCCTCGTGCTGAAGACGCGCCCGGCCGAGACCTCGCGCTTCaccaagctgctgctgaagctgccGGACTTGCGCACCCTCAACAACCTCCACTCCGAGAAGCTGCTCTCCTTCCGCATCGACGCCCAGTAG
- the THRA gene encoding thyroid hormone receptor alpha codes for MEQKPSTLDLLSEPEDTRWLDGKRKRKSSQCLVKSSMSGYIPSYLDKDEQCVVCGDKATGYHYRCITCEGCKGFFRRTIQKNLHPTYSCKYDGCCVIDKITRNQCQLCRFKKCISVGMAMDLVLDDSKRVAKRKLIEENRERRRKEEMIKSLQHRPNPSAEEWELIHVVTEAHRSTNAQGSHWKQKRKFLPEDIGQSPMASMPDGDKVDLEAFSEFTKIITPAITRVVDFAKKLPMFSELPCEDQIILLKGCCMEIMSLRAAVRYDPESETLTLSGEMAVKREQLKNGGLGVVSDAIFDLGKSLSAFNLDDTEVALLQAVLLMSSDRTGLICVEKIEKCQETYLLAFEHYINYRKHNIPHFWPKLLMKVTDLRMIGACHASRFLHMKVECPTELFPPLFLEVFEDQEV; via the exons ATGGAACAGAAGCCCAGCACCCTGGACCTGCTGTCGGAGCCAGAGGACACCCG GTGGCTGGATGGGAAGCGCAAAAGAAAGAGCAGCCAATGTTTGGTGAAGAGCAGCATGTCAG GGTACATCCCTAGTTACCTGGACAAAGATGAACAGTGTGTGGTGTGTGGGGACAAGGCCACCGGCTACCACTACCGCTGCATCACCTGCGAGGGCTGCAAG GGATTTTTCCGTCGGACCATCCAGAAGAACTTGCACCCCACCTACTCCTGCAAATACGATGGGTGCTGCGTCATCGACAAGATCACCCGCAaccagtgccagctctgccgCTTCAAGAAGTGCATCTCCGTGGGCATGGCCATGGACC TGGTGCTGGATGACTCCAAGCGGGTAGCCAAGCGGAAGCTGATCGAGGAGaaccgggagcggcggcggaaGGAGGAGATGATCAAATCCCTGCAGCACCGCCCCAACCCCAGCGCCGAGGAGTGGGAGCTGATCCACGTTGTGACAGAAGCCCACCGCAGCACCAATGCCCAGGGCAGCCACTGGAAGCAGAAGCGGAAATTCCTG CCTGAGGACATCGGCCAGTCCCCTATGGCCTCCATGCCCGACGGGGACAAAGTCGACCTGGAGGCGTTCAGTGAGTTTACAAAAATCATCACCCCGGCCATCACCCGCGTGGTCGACTTTGCCAAAAAACTGCCCATGTTTTCAGAG CTGCCTTGCGAGGACCAGATCATCCTGCTGAAGGGGTGCTGCATGGAGATCATGTCGCTGCGGGCGGCCGTGCGCTACGACCCCGAGAGCGAGACGCTGACGCTGAGCGGGGAGATGGCAGTGAAACGTGAGCAGCTCAAGAACGGCGGCCTCGGCGTCGTCTCCGATGCCATCTTCGACCTGGGCAAGTCCCTCTCTGCCTTCAACCTGGATGACACCGAGGtggccctgctccaggctgtgctgctcatGTCCTCAG ACCGGACGGGGCTGATCTGCGTGGAGAAGATCGAGAAGTGCCAGGAGACGTATCTGCTGGCCTTTGAACACTACATCAACTACCGCAAACACAACATTCCCCACTTCTGGCCCAAGCTGCTGATGAAGGTGACGGATCTGCGGATGATCGGCGCCTGCCACGCCAGCCGCTTCCTGCACATGAAGGTGGAGTGTCCCACCGAGCTCTTCCCCCCCCTCTTCCTCGAGGTCTTCGAGGACCAGGAGGTGTAG